From one Gossypium hirsutum isolate 1008001.06 chromosome D08, Gossypium_hirsutum_v2.1, whole genome shotgun sequence genomic stretch:
- the LOC107900900 gene encoding phosphomannomutase, which translates to MAIRKPGLIALFDVDGTLTAPRKVATPKMLEFMKELKKVVTVGVVGGSDLSKISEQLGKSVINDYDYVFSENGLVAHKDGKLIGTQSLKSFLGEEKVKEFINFTLHYIADLDIPIKRGTFIEFRSGMLNVSPIGRNCSQEERDEFEKYDKVHNIRPKMVSVLREKFAHLNLTFSIGGQISFDVFPQGWDKTYCLRYLEEFQEIHFFGDKTYEGGNDHEIYESERTEGHTVTSPEDTVEQCKALFMSN; encoded by the exons ATGGCTATCAGAAAACCAGGTTTGATTGCTTTATTTGATGTTGATGGCACTCTTACAGCTCCAAGAAAG GTGGCTACACCCAAGATGTTGGAGTTCATGAAGGAACTGAAGAAG GTTGTTACTGTTGGAGTGGTGGGTGGATCTGATCTCAGTAAGATATCTGAGCAACTTGGGAAATCAG TTATCAATGACTATGATTATGTATTTTCTGAAAATGGGCTTGTTGCTCATAAAGATGGAAAACTCATTGGCACCCAG AGCTTGAAGTCATTTCTGGGAGAAGAAAAGGTCAAG GAATTTATAAACTTCACACTGCATTATATTGCTGACTTGGATATCCCGATAAAAAG GGGTACATTCATAGAATTCCGAAGTGGGATGCTCAACGTATCTCCAATTGGACGAAACTGCAGCCAAGAAGAAAGGGATGAATTTGAAAAGTATGACAAG GTTCACAACATACGCCCAAAAATGGTTTCGGTGCTTCGAGAAAAGTTTGCTCACCTTAACTTGACATTCTCAATTGGAGGACAAATAAGCTTTGAT GTTTTTCCTCAGGGTTGGGACAAAACATACTGCTTGAGATACCTTGAAGAATTTCAAGAGATTCATTTCTTTGGTGACAAAACTTACGAG GGAGGGAATGATCATGAAATTTATGAATCAGAGAGAACAGAGGGACACACAG TTACCAGCCCTGAGGATACAGTGGAGCAGTGCAAAGCTCTTTTCATGAGCAATTGA
- the LOC107900259 gene encoding LIM domain-containing protein PLIM2b translates to MAFTGTLDKCKACDKTVHVVDMLTLEGVPYHKTCFKCSHCKGNLVMSTYSSMDGVLYCKPHFEQLFKESGNFSKNFQTSKERQIDQVKTPNKLSSLFCGTQDKCAACHKTVYPLEKVTMEGECFHKTCFRCAHGGCALTHSSYAALDGVLYCKHHFAQLFMVKGNYAHVLQAASHKRNNSSASPKLAENQADQRETATDEDDSEDKS, encoded by the exons ATGGCATTCACCGGAACATTGGACAAATGCAAGGCTTGTGACAAGACCGTTCATGTTGTGGATATGTTAACTCTTGAAGGAGTTCCTTACCATAAAACTTGCTTCAAATGCAGCCATTGCAAGGGAAACCTTGTG ATGAGTACTTATTCTTCTATGGATGGAGTTCTTTACTGCAAGCCTCATTTTGAGCAATTATTTAAGGAATCTGGCAATTTCAGCAAGAATTTCCAAACAT CAAAGGAAAGGCAAATTGATCAG GTGAAGACTCCAAACAAACTTTCATCCTTGTTTTGTGGAACCCAAGACAAGTGTGCAGCATGCCACAAGACAGTGTACCCATTGGAAAAG GTGACAATGGAAGGGGAATGTTTCCACAAGACATGCTTTAGGTGTGCCCATGGAGGGTGCGCATTAACACACTCTTCTTATGCTGCTCTAGATGGGGTCCTCTATTGTAAACACCATTTTGCGCAGCTTTTCATGGTGAAAGGCAACTACGCCCATGTCCTCCAAGCGGCTTCCCACAAGAGAAACAATAGCTCTGCATCTCCAAAATTAGCTGAAAACCAAGCTGATCAACGAGAAACCGCCACTGATGAAGATGACTCTGAAGACAaatcttaa